The proteins below come from a single Psychrobacter sp. PL19 genomic window:
- a CDS encoding FecCD family ABC transporter permease — translation MITKTTSSSSRSNSLSGRKPARRVLGLIIVMLLFLSVSSIFLGASELTMGQIWQNLYQGFSGEKDFIVWQHRLPRTILAILVGASLGLSGSLVQGVIRNPLASPDLMGISAGAGFCATLLLVMIPTAPTWWLSVAASLGGLLAFCIIMLLAQVSQPTPARLALIGVAISAFLASGINFLLVIYPVEINTAMIWLTGSLWGRSWQHIPMLTVIFTVLMAVSMYLAWRLDVLGLGEQTAYHLGVSVKPLEFTTLLTAVVIASLAVSVAGTVSFIGLLAPHIARILFGHQHRILLPASALIGAIILVTADLLARSLFAPIELPAGVLTSVIGAPYFIFLLSRYRGW, via the coding sequence ATGATAACAAAAACTACTTCATCTTCGTCTCGTTCAAACTCGCTATCTGGTCGTAAGCCTGCACGTAGAGTGTTGGGGCTCATTATTGTGATGCTACTATTCCTTAGTGTCAGTAGTATATTTTTGGGTGCCAGTGAATTAACCATGGGACAAATCTGGCAAAATTTATATCAAGGCTTTAGCGGTGAGAAGGATTTTATTGTCTGGCAACACCGGTTACCCAGAACTATCTTAGCAATTTTAGTGGGTGCCAGCCTCGGTCTATCAGGGTCATTAGTGCAAGGGGTCATTCGTAATCCTCTCGCGTCACCGGATTTAATGGGAATCAGCGCGGGCGCAGGGTTCTGTGCGACCTTGTTGCTGGTTATGATTCCTACAGCACCGACTTGGTGGCTATCTGTCGCGGCCTCACTTGGTGGATTATTGGCATTTTGTATTATTATGCTATTAGCACAGGTGTCACAGCCCACGCCGGCACGATTAGCGCTTATTGGAGTCGCTATTAGTGCTTTTTTAGCCAGTGGGATTAATTTTTTGCTAGTGATTTATCCGGTTGAAATTAATACCGCGATGATTTGGTTAACGGGTAGTTTATGGGGTCGCAGCTGGCAACATATCCCAATGCTAACCGTAATATTTACCGTACTGATGGCAGTTAGTATGTATTTGGCTTGGCGATTGGATGTGTTAGGACTTGGAGAGCAGACGGCATATCATCTTGGGGTATCCGTAAAACCATTAGAATTTACCACGTTGTTAACGGCAGTAGTCATTGCTAGTTTGGCCGTATCCGTTGCAGGGACGGTCAGTTTTATTGGTCTATTGGCTCCGCATATTGCTCGGATACTCTTCGGGCATCAGCATCGCATCTTATTGCCTGCTTCAGCGCTGATAGGTGCCATTATTTTGGTGACTGCAGATTTATTGGCTCGCAGTTTATTTGCACCTATTGAGCTGCCGGCTGGGGTCTTGACCTCAGTGATTGGCGCCCCTTATTTTATCTTTTTACTTTCTCGCTATCGGGGGTGGTAA
- a CDS encoding ATP-grasp domain-containing protein → MYDSTVLISHVVNDAVIEGFIPALLRQMTEQRTKLIIITDHKDAHMDALIDTSLGADIIILECDVFNPLAIIDTLNNYHVSPNLVFSNSDHLQASTAVVAGFFNLPSKDWRQCIVFKDKHLTRKQLNSANLYKPKYQLLSAKNLNLDNLTIGFPVVAKPKQGVASMHVQLCMDKNELVTYCQNFWKSTTIPILVESYVPGTLITLETLGDGETLVAVGGFEVTLTEPPHFVELDAVWNTLLCLRYHDTCLSILRTIGVGLGVCHSEFIITPKGEVHLVEINYRSIGDGREFLLNDMSQYPWFDTLVRLHKGVKIAELEAEFGQLAINTHARIHYITAPQSGTIRSAPASFKKQTQQSVVIHQPLKKQHQTIQLTHSNKDYLSRLLAYSDCANTVDDMLRDAIKDLQWQFEL, encoded by the coding sequence ATGTATGATTCTACGGTTCTAATCTCTCATGTCGTCAACGATGCAGTCATTGAGGGCTTCATCCCCGCTTTATTGAGACAGATGACAGAGCAACGCACCAAACTTATTATCATTACTGACCATAAAGATGCCCATATGGACGCTTTAATAGACACGTCCTTGGGCGCAGACATTATTATCCTTGAATGCGACGTGTTTAACCCTTTAGCTATCATTGATACCTTGAATAACTATCACGTCTCTCCTAATTTGGTGTTTAGCAATAGTGATCATTTACAAGCCTCAACGGCTGTTGTCGCTGGTTTCTTTAATCTGCCCAGTAAAGACTGGCGTCAATGCATTGTATTCAAAGACAAACACTTAACTAGAAAACAGCTAAATTCTGCTAATTTGTACAAACCTAAATATCAATTACTGAGCGCTAAAAATTTAAATCTTGATAATCTCACGATTGGTTTTCCTGTGGTCGCCAAGCCTAAGCAGGGCGTCGCCAGTATGCATGTTCAACTCTGTATGGACAAAAATGAACTTGTCACTTATTGCCAAAACTTTTGGAAATCCACAACAATACCTATTCTGGTTGAGTCCTACGTTCCCGGAACTTTGATTACTTTAGAGACACTTGGCGATGGCGAGACATTGGTGGCCGTGGGCGGCTTTGAGGTAACGTTGACTGAGCCACCGCATTTCGTAGAGCTAGACGCCGTTTGGAATACGCTGTTATGTTTGCGATACCATGATACTTGTTTGTCGATTCTTCGCACCATTGGCGTTGGGCTGGGTGTCTGTCACAGTGAATTTATTATCACTCCCAAAGGTGAGGTGCACTTAGTTGAAATCAATTATCGCAGCATCGGTGATGGTAGAGAGTTTTTATTGAATGATATGTCTCAATACCCTTGGTTTGACACCCTTGTTAGATTACACAAAGGTGTGAAAATTGCTGAGTTAGAGGCGGAGTTCGGTCAGCTTGCCATTAATACTCATGCACGAATTCATTACATTACTGCCCCTCAATCGGGTACGATTCGCTCTGCTCCTGCCTCATTTAAAAAACAAACCCAACAAAGTGTCGTCATCCATCAACCCCTAAAAAAACAGCATCAAACCATCCAACTTACTCACTCTAATAAAGACTATTTGAGCCGACTGCTTGCTTATTCAGACTGCGCTAACACAGTGGATGACATGCTAAGAGATGCCATAAAAGATTTACAGTGGCAGTTTGAATTATAG
- a CDS encoding FecCD family ABC transporter permease: protein MIEFRMNRLSPLSPKYQTIKRHVLRALLWCGLLVVLFIGCWQGLTAYSKFSLSLADLIPLLTQHNGSYPASINTQLLIEIRMPRVLVAILVGANLAVAGLLMQVITRNSLASPAVLGINSGAACVVALSSIGLGVAFLTSTFLQAMVGAVLSCALVAGLAGYFSGRSVHPVRLILSGVAINALLIGITRAALITTDEQAYGVLYWLAGSIANSRWESIPVLAITSILALGYGWWLSPKLNVLVLGDDVASSLGVNLRALQWSCGALITILTAVSVAVAGPIAFVGLIIPHVAKRLLKQVSNMAYEQLLPLSVLLGSILMVWADVLSRAVAYPAETPVGLLTALIGTPVFIALACRRRLDG, encoded by the coding sequence ATGATTGAATTCCGAATGAATCGTTTGTCTCCTTTATCGCCTAAATATCAAACTATAAAGCGCCATGTACTGCGTGCGCTATTGTGGTGTGGGCTATTAGTAGTTTTATTTATTGGCTGCTGGCAAGGGTTAACGGCCTATTCAAAATTTTCATTGTCGTTGGCTGATCTGATTCCATTATTGACTCAACATAATGGCAGTTATCCAGCGTCGATAAATACGCAATTATTGATAGAAATCCGCATGCCGCGCGTGCTTGTGGCGATATTAGTGGGTGCCAATCTTGCGGTAGCTGGATTGCTTATGCAAGTGATTACTCGAAATTCGCTGGCGTCTCCTGCGGTCTTGGGCATTAATTCAGGGGCGGCTTGTGTGGTTGCATTGTCATCTATTGGTTTAGGCGTTGCCTTTTTAACATCTACCTTCTTGCAAGCTATGGTTGGCGCCGTCCTGTCTTGTGCCCTTGTTGCTGGATTGGCCGGCTATTTTTCTGGTCGCTCGGTTCATCCCGTTCGTCTTATTTTGTCGGGTGTCGCTATCAATGCCCTACTTATTGGTATTACGCGAGCGGCGCTTATTACTACAGATGAGCAAGCTTATGGCGTGTTGTATTGGCTGGCAGGCTCTATTGCAAATAGCCGCTGGGAGTCGATTCCAGTGCTAGCAATTACATCGATACTGGCATTGGGGTATGGTTGGTGGCTATCACCAAAACTAAATGTATTGGTATTGGGTGATGATGTGGCGAGCAGCCTTGGGGTAAACCTTCGAGCACTACAGTGGTCGTGTGGGGCATTGATTACTATACTGACTGCCGTAAGTGTCGCCGTGGCAGGCCCTATTGCGTTTGTTGGCTTAATCATTCCCCATGTTGCCAAGCGTCTTTTGAAGCAGGTATCTAATATGGCTTATGAGCAACTATTACCATTATCGGTGTTGCTAGGAAGTATATTGATGGTTTGGGCAGATGTCTTATCACGGGCAGTCGCTTATCCAGCGGAGACCCCAGTTGGCTTATTAACCGCATTGATTGGTACGCCCGTATTTATTGCGCTTGCGTGTAGACGACGACTAGATGGCTGA
- a CDS encoding TonB-dependent receptor family protein — protein MSRDSSFEERSDSSINNHYTTEQIPSFTAAPIVVTAETLGDSSSNEVKAFAGNRTVIDNDLIKKTVSNSIDGALQFVPGVKIEDETGTGVLPNISIRGLHASRSGQAQFLMDGIPLTLAPYGHTGQSIFPATLDNIERIDVVRGGAATQYGPNNVGGVINLVTKPIANETQTEIGTSSTIFEQNGKPLTSLYARHSRWLNDNLGVQVEANGIKGDSFRDHSDTEVTNLQAKALWYIDDNQELEGFLQYYDADTEMPGALSPSAYEQDLEQSQRPFEAYQGKSTRWHAKYKNYLDIGEQAVLDLTTFGHHATRNFEWGFNSQANSQGVHWADPAIAADSLRTSPREFNVYGVEPKFSIKLGDTKNIKHHLISGVRYVNEDIDYKLTQTKLADGTTITPRDWNLRTDAWAAYLSDEMSLMDDKLKVTPGIRYENAKMTFNDAGNNTQTDNTITEWLPGLTTSYALNESDDTLWIIYANAQKSLRTPQIAYIRGKGEESSELAWNYEMGTRYTTDNLQANLGLYRIDFKDQLQWNSAEQSFDNVGRTLHQGVETSITYTPKKYDNLDFGLSYNYLDATLQEGEDEGNQLPYSSPHQLGWHAGYNYQEYSATLSGVYYAKAYADNANTTQESVDGGIGETPAYQVWNLSLQKTLQDTKNEKLSVQFGINNLFNEQYYFRGIDTSPIGRYPAPGRSYKLGLNYQF, from the coding sequence ATGAGCAGGGATTCTAGCTTTGAGGAGCGCTCAGACAGTTCCATTAATAACCACTATACAACTGAACAGATTCCCTCTTTTACCGCGGCGCCGATTGTCGTTACCGCTGAAACGTTAGGTGACTCTAGTAGTAATGAGGTAAAAGCATTTGCAGGTAATCGTACGGTTATTGATAATGACTTGATTAAAAAGACGGTTAGTAACTCAATTGATGGTGCGCTACAGTTTGTCCCAGGTGTCAAAATTGAAGATGAAACGGGGACTGGGGTATTACCCAATATTTCCATCCGTGGCTTGCATGCCAGCCGCAGTGGACAGGCGCAGTTTTTGATGGATGGCATTCCTCTAACATTAGCGCCTTACGGTCATACTGGCCAATCTATATTTCCGGCTACTCTCGATAACATTGAGCGGATAGATGTCGTGCGAGGTGGGGCTGCGACCCAATATGGTCCCAATAATGTCGGGGGTGTTATCAACCTTGTCACCAAACCTATTGCTAATGAGACTCAAACTGAGATTGGAACCAGTTCAACGATATTTGAGCAAAACGGTAAGCCATTAACCAGTTTATACGCCCGTCACAGTCGCTGGCTGAATGATAATTTGGGTGTGCAAGTGGAAGCTAACGGTATCAAGGGCGACAGCTTTAGAGATCACTCAGACACTGAAGTCACTAACCTGCAAGCCAAAGCTCTTTGGTATATTGATGACAATCAGGAATTAGAAGGGTTTTTGCAATACTATGATGCCGATACAGAAATGCCTGGTGCGCTTTCGCCATCTGCCTATGAACAAGATCTAGAACAGAGCCAGCGCCCATTTGAAGCGTATCAAGGCAAATCAACGCGCTGGCATGCTAAGTACAAAAACTATTTAGATATCGGTGAGCAAGCGGTTTTAGACCTCACGACTTTTGGACATCACGCCACTCGCAACTTTGAATGGGGGTTTAATTCACAAGCTAACAGTCAAGGAGTGCACTGGGCAGACCCTGCTATTGCAGCGGATAGCTTGCGTACCTCTCCTCGTGAGTTCAATGTTTATGGCGTGGAGCCGAAGTTTTCTATTAAGCTTGGTGATACCAAAAATATCAAACACCACCTAATCAGTGGCGTGCGCTACGTCAATGAAGATATCGATTATAAACTGACCCAAACCAAGCTTGCTGACGGTACTACCATCACACCTCGTGATTGGAATCTACGAACGGATGCATGGGCAGCTTACCTTAGCGACGAGATGAGTCTTATGGATGATAAGCTCAAAGTTACGCCCGGTATCCGTTATGAAAATGCAAAAATGACTTTTAATGATGCGGGTAATAATACTCAAACAGACAATACCATTACTGAATGGCTACCTGGGCTGACAACGTCCTACGCATTAAATGAATCTGATGACACTCTATGGATCATTTATGCCAACGCACAGAAGTCTCTTAGAACACCACAAATTGCTTATATTCGAGGTAAAGGTGAGGAAAGCAGCGAGCTTGCATGGAACTATGAAATGGGAACACGCTACACCACTGATAACCTGCAAGCTAACTTGGGACTGTATCGAATAGATTTTAAAGATCAATTGCAATGGAATAGTGCCGAACAAAGCTTCGATAATGTGGGGCGTACCCTGCATCAAGGAGTAGAAACTTCTATTACTTATACCCCTAAAAAATATGACAACCTAGATTTTGGACTGAGCTACAACTATCTAGACGCCACGCTGCAAGAAGGAGAAGATGAAGGCAATCAATTGCCATATAGCTCTCCGCATCAGTTGGGCTGGCATGCCGGCTACAACTACCAAGAATATAGCGCCACTTTATCCGGTGTTTACTATGCCAAAGCCTATGCCGACAATGCCAATACCACTCAAGAAAGCGTAGACGGCGGCATTGGAGAAACGCCTGCCTATCAGGTTTGGAACTTAAGTCTACAAAAAACGTTACAAGACACTAAGAACGAGAAGCTCTCTGTTCAGTTCGGTATTAATAACTTATTTAATGAACAGTACTATTTCCGAGGTATCGATACCAGTCCTATCGGACGCTATCCAGCACCAGGGCGCTCGTACAAACTAGGACTTAACTATCAATTTTAA
- a CDS encoding ABC transporter substrate-binding protein — MNQRPRLSIILPLFVIALIIIGGGIFIVNQKNKAAASPLSNSAGNDTSQTAITKPSVNNGVRLLTDQQIKERLPNLEKYSNNPKRIVVMENSFLGDVLALGLKPVGIADDDKPDSIITEFTQQISDYTSIGSRYQPSLEAIADLKPDLIIADEERHTVIAEELSRIAPSVVLKSRGESYVENIQTAQLVGHIVHQDQKMSQVINVHLQTMRGLRSQLAKTRLASQNVQFAIVSDKGMWLHGPSSYAGSLLSYLNIQSPIPKQMDVAYIATSLEQLLAADPDWLLIGRYNDHTLYDEWKSSPLFNQLTAVKKNQVIEVDPTYWALNRSMQSAEHMATELLQIAKRKGGESASMSSELSN; from the coding sequence ATGAATCAACGTCCAAGGCTAAGCATTATTTTACCTTTATTTGTTATTGCATTAATTATTATTGGCGGTGGTATTTTTATTGTCAATCAGAAGAATAAAGCCGCTGCATCGCCGTTATCTAATAGTGCTGGTAATGACACGTCGCAAACAGCTATAACTAAGCCGAGCGTAAATAATGGGGTTCGTCTGCTGACTGACCAGCAAATCAAAGAGCGCTTGCCCAACCTTGAAAAGTATTCCAATAATCCAAAGCGAATCGTGGTTATGGAAAACTCATTTCTAGGGGATGTTTTAGCGCTAGGTCTCAAGCCTGTTGGTATTGCAGATGATGATAAGCCTGACAGTATTATTACCGAATTTACCCAACAGATTTCAGACTACACCTCCATTGGCTCACGGTATCAGCCTAGCCTTGAGGCAATCGCTGATTTAAAACCAGATTTGATAATAGCGGACGAAGAGCGCCATACCGTCATCGCTGAGGAGCTTAGTCGAATCGCACCGTCGGTGGTGCTAAAAAGCCGCGGCGAGAGCTATGTAGAGAACATACAGACGGCTCAATTGGTCGGTCATATCGTACATCAAGATCAAAAAATGTCTCAAGTTATTAACGTTCATCTACAGACTATGCGCGGCTTAAGGTCACAATTGGCTAAAACAAGACTTGCCAGTCAAAACGTTCAGTTTGCTATTGTTAGCGATAAAGGTATGTGGCTGCATGGGCCAAGCTCTTATGCGGGTAGCTTGCTCAGTTATCTTAATATACAAAGCCCCATCCCTAAGCAGATGGATGTCGCGTATATTGCCACTAGCCTTGAGCAACTGTTGGCAGCGGATCCCGATTGGCTATTGATCGGTCGCTATAATGACCACACCCTTTATGATGAGTGGAAGTCCTCCCCACTATTTAATCAGCTGACTGCGGTCAAAAAAAATCAAGTCATCGAAGTAGATCCAACTTACTGGGCGCTAAATCGTAGTATGCAGTCTGCTGAGCATATGGCTACCGAGCTGCTACAGATAGCCAAGCGAAAAGGTGGAGAAAGTGCAAGCATGTCTTCAGAATTGTCGAATTAA
- a CDS encoding IucA/IucC family protein: protein MMDKQYITKRFINTCIREDVYGLLSNNSIIEAEFDIPDLPKDLKAQKFWLKITSPEQTDWLPIVPSDYMQYWQLVTPIWIKKTLDGYAIKSDYDDFIAVLKQSPSASDAALNSYLLELDCATEHQALARQGFKCQRRYLATNISEYPSWSERLLYADQVASYLDHPYYPTARAKLGLDEADITSYSPEFAPTFNLYWVAVSKELATVCAELPSIWPSFTDVGLDSNLQQTHQLFPVHPLTLPLLQQNALKNDAPQIIFAPKPAVRVQPTLSVRTVACCDAPNIHIKVPLIVRTLGNKNVRLIKPSTIYDGYWFQQTLEAIEKNDNALRGYYSHCDEAIGGHMGDDRTIAFIVRRYDDTKLANKTPVPVAALGSVMPDGRPFISHLIEQFYEGDSQVWLRDYIQLLCHVHLNLWIRYGVALESNQQNAVILFDHNDRNMTLLMKDNDAARIYPPRFNGAMLQSGLASLIDIGDIKDQRILVDDELALAQMFLTITIQLDIVAIIEMMSKHDIINRNESYQTLTACINATLQSLSVQGYDTHLAKQVLLENKNWYIKYLLCAGSLLSKEQSGATDINKFYGKSAPNTLKIMQLHNQDS from the coding sequence ATGATGGATAAACAATATATTACTAAGCGCTTTATCAACACTTGTATCCGGGAAGATGTCTATGGACTGCTATCAAATAATTCGATTATCGAAGCAGAATTTGATATTCCTGATTTGCCAAAGGATCTTAAAGCTCAAAAATTCTGGCTTAAAATAACCTCTCCTGAACAAACGGATTGGTTGCCTATTGTACCTAGTGATTATATGCAATATTGGCAACTTGTAACCCCAATTTGGATTAAAAAAACGTTGGATGGTTACGCCATCAAGAGTGACTATGATGATTTTATAGCAGTCCTCAAACAGTCTCCAAGTGCCTCTGATGCGGCGCTTAATAGTTATCTACTCGAACTTGATTGTGCCACGGAGCACCAAGCTTTAGCCCGCCAAGGTTTTAAATGTCAACGGCGCTATCTTGCTACCAATATTAGTGAATACCCAAGTTGGTCTGAGCGTTTGCTGTACGCCGATCAAGTCGCCTCGTATTTAGACCATCCTTATTACCCCACTGCCCGTGCCAAGCTCGGTCTTGATGAGGCTGATATCACATCTTATAGTCCAGAGTTTGCGCCAACCTTTAACCTATATTGGGTCGCTGTCTCTAAAGAGCTAGCTACCGTATGCGCTGAGCTGCCTAGTATTTGGCCAAGCTTTACAGATGTGGGTCTCGATAGCAATCTGCAACAGACTCACCAACTGTTTCCCGTTCATCCTTTAACCCTCCCCTTGCTCCAACAAAATGCACTCAAGAACGACGCCCCTCAAATTATATTTGCACCCAAGCCTGCTGTGAGAGTGCAACCGACATTATCTGTTCGTACAGTGGCCTGCTGTGATGCACCAAATATTCATATTAAAGTACCGCTAATAGTCCGAACATTAGGTAATAAAAACGTTCGCTTGATTAAACCCTCAACCATTTATGATGGTTATTGGTTTCAACAAACATTAGAGGCGATTGAGAAAAATGACAACGCGCTTCGAGGGTATTATTCTCATTGCGATGAAGCAATAGGGGGACATATGGGCGACGATAGAACCATAGCCTTTATCGTCAGACGCTATGATGATACTAAGTTAGCTAATAAAACACCTGTACCAGTGGCGGCGTTGGGTAGCGTCATGCCTGATGGTCGCCCTTTCATTAGTCATTTAATTGAACAGTTTTATGAAGGAGACAGTCAGGTTTGGCTGAGGGATTATATTCAATTGTTATGCCATGTCCATTTGAATTTATGGATTAGATATGGCGTCGCACTGGAGTCTAATCAGCAAAATGCAGTTATTTTATTTGACCACAATGACCGCAACATGACCTTACTAATGAAAGATAATGATGCCGCTCGAATTTATCCACCACGATTTAATGGCGCCATGCTGCAATCTGGTTTAGCCAGCCTCATAGATATTGGGGATATCAAAGACCAACGCATATTAGTCGATGATGAGTTGGCTTTGGCTCAGATGTTTTTGACGATTACCATACAGCTAGACATCGTTGCCATTATCGAGATGATGAGCAAACATGACATTATTAATCGTAATGAGTCGTATCAAACCCTAACAGCGTGCATTAATGCGACATTACAAAGCCTATCAGTGCAAGGTTATGATACCCACCTTGCCAAACAAGTCTTGCTAGAAAACAAGAACTGGTATATCAAATACCTATTGTGTGCCGGCAGCCTATTATCAAAGGAACAATCTGGTGCCACAGATATTAATAAATTCTATGGCAAATCAGCCCCCAACACCTTAAAAATCATGCAGCTACATAATCAGGATTCCTAA
- a CDS encoding TonB-dependent receptor, with product MHNNQPKLLVTAIRSQLFVTVMTAGLTMTVSHQAAAQNTLAEPPILSGQNSAQNLSTPSTTLTPIVVTAKTYEGYAAYTPTSGTKTDTEWLDVPQSVSVVTKTELEDRGAVRLLDAVKGVAGLNNTLGEGSRDEFVLRGFNGLNDVYSDGMRDDGKLQSYRSLANVERIEVVKGPAGALYGRGSAGGIINLVSKKAEGDDFDKVQAQVGSDGLVVTRIDSSHKVSDTVNARINAEYRRSDSYVDHVDSNDVFIAPTVRWQPNDQQTLDVSIDFMRQHLVPYRGVPSKNGKPVDVPVNTFYGGTNDYQDSDTWNAKVNHEFDINDNMTWTNRASYSHISLEQKGTRQSSADIINDKVEQTVNNFGYDPRTSKTLQSELAWNLGNHELLFGADYNDIDIDLTLATDKNIPSKSVSNPAQGPTADPGFPAFRKNSTQSTGIFAQDVYHIGDWSLVGNVRYDNMRLNQSFKGKDIELNEDKFSYRTGVVYNFNDATSAYATMARSWQLPYSGIFINPKLAALYQTDLKEIGVKTYLNDDSIMLNAALYRIDKEDPKTNKNREVTDKDEFRHQGIELEARGKLRDNWDVSAGYSYLDAEDKKTGLTPNDVPEQTFSLWTAYQPSEQWRVGGGVNYVSDRYAGDAEAVELDGYTTIDLMTAYSMGKHNLQLNLNNALDKEYALGATNGTSGKNQIGLGAPRTWLLTYNYEF from the coding sequence ATGCATAACAATCAACCCAAGCTTCTAGTAACTGCGATTCGTTCTCAACTGTTTGTGACAGTGATGACAGCTGGTCTGACGATGACAGTGAGCCATCAGGCTGCCGCTCAAAACACGCTTGCAGAACCACCAATATTGAGTGGCCAAAATAGTGCACAGAACCTATCCACACCATCAACAACGCTTACGCCAATTGTTGTCACCGCTAAAACCTACGAAGGTTATGCCGCTTATACACCAACATCAGGTACCAAAACGGATACAGAATGGCTAGATGTGCCGCAGTCGGTATCGGTGGTCACCAAAACGGAGCTAGAAGATAGAGGTGCTGTGCGATTGTTGGACGCTGTAAAAGGGGTTGCAGGCTTGAATAACACGCTTGGCGAAGGTAGCCGAGACGAGTTTGTGTTACGAGGGTTCAATGGGTTGAACGATGTTTATAGCGATGGTATGCGTGATGATGGCAAATTGCAGTCCTATCGCAGTTTGGCCAATGTAGAGCGAATAGAAGTGGTAAAAGGACCGGCAGGCGCTTTGTATGGACGCGGTAGTGCTGGCGGCATTATTAACTTAGTCAGTAAAAAAGCAGAAGGTGATGACTTTGATAAGGTACAAGCTCAAGTTGGCAGCGATGGCTTAGTAGTGACTCGAATAGATAGCTCGCATAAAGTATCTGATACTGTCAATGCTCGCATAAATGCTGAATATCGTCGTAGTGATTCCTATGTTGATCATGTCGATTCAAATGATGTTTTCATTGCACCAACGGTTCGCTGGCAGCCGAATGACCAGCAAACTCTCGATGTATCCATCGACTTTATGCGTCAGCATCTCGTCCCTTATCGCGGTGTCCCGTCCAAAAATGGTAAGCCTGTTGATGTGCCAGTGAATACTTTTTATGGCGGCACCAATGATTACCAAGATTCAGACACGTGGAATGCCAAGGTCAATCATGAGTTTGACATTAATGACAACATGACATGGACCAACCGGGCTTCATACAGCCATATCAGTTTAGAACAAAAAGGCACCCGTCAATCATCTGCTGATATTATCAACGATAAAGTTGAACAAACAGTCAATAATTTTGGCTACGACCCGCGTACTAGCAAGACGTTACAATCTGAGTTGGCTTGGAATCTTGGTAATCATGAGCTGCTATTTGGCGCCGATTACAATGATATTGATATTGATTTGACCCTTGCTACTGATAAAAACATACCGTCTAAATCAGTATCAAATCCAGCGCAAGGGCCGACTGCTGATCCAGGGTTCCCCGCATTTCGTAAAAATAGCACCCAAAGCACCGGTATCTTTGCTCAAGATGTTTACCATATTGGCGACTGGTCACTAGTAGGGAATGTCCGCTATGACAATATGCGTTTGAATCAAAGCTTTAAAGGTAAGGACATTGAGCTTAATGAAGACAAATTCAGCTACCGAACAGGCGTCGTCTATAATTTTAACGACGCCACCTCCGCTTATGCAACAATGGCGCGATCATGGCAGCTGCCTTACTCCGGCATTTTTATCAATCCAAAACTGGCTGCCCTTTATCAGACTGACCTAAAAGAGATTGGGGTTAAGACTTACTTAAATGATGACAGTATTATGCTCAATGCAGCACTATATCGAATCGATAAAGAAGACCCAAAAACCAATAAGAATCGAGAAGTAACTGATAAAGATGAGTTCCGTCATCAAGGGATAGAGTTAGAAGCGCGAGGGAAGCTTCGTGACAATTGGGATGTGTCTGCAGGCTATAGCTATTTAGATGCAGAAGATAAAAAAACAGGGCTGACGCCAAATGATGTACCAGAGCAAACCTTTTCCTTATGGACAGCCTATCAACCAAGTGAACAGTGGCGCGTTGGGGGCGGGGTCAATTATGTCAGTGATCGCTACGCCGGAGACGCAGAAGCAGTCGAACTGGATGGCTATACTACGATAGATTTGATGACCGCTTATAGCATGGGCAAACATAACCTGCAGTTGAATCTAAATAACGCCCTAGATAAAGAGTATGCATTAGGGGCTACCAATGGCACATCGGGTAAGAATCAAATTGGTCTTGGCGCGCCTAGAACGTGGCTCTTAACGTACAACTATGAGTTTTAG